Genomic window (Ananas comosus cultivar F153 linkage group 1, ASM154086v1, whole genome shotgun sequence):
ggtttccaagaggtcaatttacctcgaaaacaaccggaggcaaaagccccaattttcaagcctAACATTGTCATATAGGGTTTcttcctagattgatctcatacCTAAGCaaaactagcttagaatcacctagaAAGCATTCTAATACCACCCCTTAGccattagaaccatccctagggcatctattTTGGATTCTAAcaattcaccatgagagcaccatGAGAAAACCATGTTTTTATGGTGTTCAAAGCTCAAAAAGGTTTCTAAAGCTAGAAATTAGCTCCAACCTCCAAAACCTAGGATAAAATAcaaaccctagagctctacTTGCAAGAAACTCACCTTAGTTCAAGCCCCTCCCAAGAttcttcttgtaggagagctcctagaaccaccaaagcctccaaaacccaccttctccaagctcctcttgtcacgcctcgggatcgataccaatttgggccggtccgagcacgtcaaatagacgccgaacggacagagtttcccctatccgcccaaggctcatcacatgtataaattcaaacaagaaatgcattAGCGGAAACacacacaaacggcttacattCCATAGCGCGGAATCTGTCTCCGGTGGTTTCAACCCAAGGTAAAACATCATTTCATGGGATACTAGTAGAAAACATGTACTACTATTTACTACATTTCTTTTCTTACATTACACATTAAACTCCATTTACACtacattctttttttaatacGTTACACATTACTTCATGTTTCTTAGTACTTACATTTACCTAAGTTACatatactattttttacttAGTATCATGAACATTTACAAATCAAAAGGAAAGAAAGTGATTACCGATAACGAATGGGAGCNNNNNNNNNNNNNNNNNNNNNNNNNGCAAAAGCCCCATTTTCAgtcctaacaatgtcatatagGGGTTTCTTCCTAGAATTGATTCATACCCTAGCAAAACTAGCTTTAGAATCACCTTAAGCATTGCTAATAACACCCCTAGcattagaaccatccctagggcagtCTATTTTGGATTCGGTAACAAGTTCACCATGAGGCACCATGAGAAAACCATGTTTTTATGGGTTTCAGCTCAAAAAGGTTTTCTAAAGCTGAAGAATTAGCTCCACTCCAAACTAGGATAAAATACAACCCTAGAGCCTCTACTTGCAAGAAACTCACCTAGTTCAAGCCCTCCAAGATCTTTTACTGTTAGGAGAGCTCCTGAACCCACCAAAGCTCAAACCCACCTTCTTCCAAGCTCCtcttgtcacgcctcgggatcTGATTTACCAATTTGTGccgcccgagcacgtcaaatagACGCCCGACTGACGGACAGAGTTATCCCCTAACCGGCCCAAGGCTcgatcacatgtacaaattcaaacaaagaaATTGCATTAAGCGGAAACACACACAAAACGCTTACACGGAGGGTAAGCATAGCCATGTAGTGAAAGATAAGGAAAATCTGAAACATTTACAAGTActtatgattcatttttttcatataCATTGAGtccatttacattcatgattccTTGTACTTCTTCACACATTGCATAATGTTTCTTTTTGACATCCAcatttactctcaaatatacaCATTAATTCTTTCTTACATCATTATCAATCATTGTAATGAATCATAGGGTACGTTACTACAAAAATGGAACCCAAAACTTGGGTGGCCTCtggtctaaggcgcgatacctctGTTGTTCGGtcctcgccggctcgctcgtggTCCCGGTCTGTGAATAGTGGTGAGAACCTACAACAAATTTTcgtagtgggttcggcctcccacccatcaccgactttccccaCTAGGACAACCTCTCCGCATAATAGGCAACAGGATAgcgaaatatagtaaccaactctacaatgcatgatgctaatatgcctgaacaataagcataGGGAAATTATGACTCAACATatacatatgcagattatgcaagtctTTCGTTCTTTGATCTTTACACTTTggttcttgttctttgttctttgtcttTATTCTTTGTATTTTTAATCTCAAGTAACCCGGGGTTTCGCACTAACTTGCTTTAACATTAAGTCCTATCATCACAGCTCACCCGCTAGAACCGATCCTTCGGTTTATCCAACCCTGTGACTGCattaactccggagcgcatcgccggGAGGGGGAGcggaccgccctcgagcacggaccCCTCATAGAAAgttatgatcatatccttaactcaaaggatttataagttcaatcttgactttaacactagctctagtgttcattcAATCCTTATGTTGCTCTCGGCGAATCATTGTTCCTTTACCATTTCATTTAcgtcttgctaactctagcgaTTATATCTTTAATTCTATCTCTTtattggctacctctagcagcttcatgttctttactcctCCACATTACTTTATTTTAAACATatgtcattttcatcatctttaattatatttggttctttacctaaccactatctctagtgtcatcaATTGATAACTTTATCAAAATGCCACTCGCATcgctatgtcattgtgtcactctggtGTTCATTTTGCTCCACtctgggtgctcacttttctcatGCATACATTAGGGTTTTTTTGACGTTACATAGTTTCATTCATCATATATATGCAAATGTGTatacaatcatgcaatcattgGATATGTTTCGATCACTACTTCTTACCCAAAATGCAATGGCAACAAGTAtattacacatgctcaaatgaatgacacattaggcatagagagaagttcaatgagtttgagaagcaccacccacctcgtaggctttctaaggtgctccgatgatttttttgagatttttaggcttctcgttctttacctgcggcaaaacgaagccctattaggccattttgctcatatctttacattggcttttcgtaacatttttccgagcgcaccaacgcgtcggaaatacccccaattaggtttctagctccattgcatatatcaaatctagggtttgatctcattgggaagcaaaagtagatTCATTCTACTCTAGGAAGTCCATTAAAACGATCTTtaattcaatccaaaccctagtttggattctaccatgagaggggatgaaactctccttcaagcttcacctccaacACTAAACCcgtggtcttgatctcaaatgaagcaaaagaaaagtttCAAAGACTCAAAATgttccataaaaaccatttctaggtcacaTAGTTCCCATTTTTgggttttagcatgattagagttcaaagcttaccttgtaagctttcccTTTCCAAGCTataaatgagggagagggagtttcttcactacttcttcttctctactttcttcttcttcttttccttcctttcttcttcttctcctttgccttctagagagagagagggagagaagagagtgtgagagggtgaggaaatgagagaaaatctcattagcccCCATAACATAACCATtaggttgcaaaattgcagccaagcccctcaactttcactttaacacactgcccgaactgggcagttcgtgCAGGCGGGGAccgtctctccttcagggaccggttcccgaaggctctccccgcgcagccagagctgctgcgcgcagggcaaccggtccctctttgggggaccggtctctcggggaccgatctctcaggcagggaccaattcccgagagctagtttctcaggacttagccgatttttcggctgtctcatttcatacacgttcggggaccggtctctcccaccagggaccggttcccgagagctgaaaacttgcagaatgcagatttcacaattttagctctcgaaaacctcccgtaactcaattttgattattttaacaccttcggactttccgaagtgtaccatcctcgcactttggtcaatttgactaaagtttgatatttatttttcgaattttcggtatattaaattctccaccccttaaaataatttcgtccgcgaaattacgcataccttaacttgtcgactcaaataaatgcggatactctctccgcattgactcctcgagctcccaagtggcttcttgcactgcatggttgctccattggacttttacatacggaatcttgcgacttcgtaacttcttcacttctctatcgaggatgcacacggggtactcctcatacgacatatcctcacgtagctctacgggctcatactccaatacatgtgtcgaattccggatatactttcgaagatttgacacatgaaacacattgtgaactcccgcgagtctcggtggcagtgcgagcttgtacgccaccgcagCCACACGCTCCAGTATCTCGAATGGTCCAACATAACGGGTacttagcttcccgcggaccccgaatcgtttgactcctcgcattggcgatactctcaagaatacacggtctccaaccgcgaactctaaatcctttcttctcttgtgggcataactcttttgccgagattgcgccgtcgccaaccgtcgacgggcaaggcgaatcttctcttccgcctcccgcactacatccgggcgaagagccgttctctcgcccacgtcactccactggataggagaacgacacttacgtccatatagtgcctcaaaaggcgccatcgctatgctttcttggtagctattattgtaggcgaactccgccataggcaagaaatcatgccatcctcctttataatctagtacacacgctcgaagtaaatcctttgtatcgtccgctctgattgtccatcactctgaggatgaaacgccgtactgaagttgagccgtgtgcctagcgcgtcttgcaaactcttccaaaagtgggatgtgaatctggggtctcgatccgatacgatcgatactggaaccccatgaagtcttacaacctcgtcgagataaacttgagctaacttgtcttccgaccacgtagtatgtatcagCAAAAAGTGTgtcgactttgtcaatcgatccactatcacccatatcgcatcgtgtccgccttgtgattgaggcaaaccagtaacaaagtccattgctatatctttccatttccaaacgggtattgatagactttgtagctttcccgccggaaatcggcgctttgctttaacttgttggcacgtcaaacattgcgccacgaactccccaatatctcttttcatacctggccaccaataatggtctttcaagtctttgtacattttagtgccgccggggtgtatgctataaggggattggtgcgcttcttgcataatcgcccttcgtaactcttcatccttgggcacgcaccaacgatttcgaaatcaaagtgcgccatcagctccaatgccaaaatcctcgATACTACTTTTCTCAACTTCGCCTCGTactttttgaagataaggatctgAAGCCTGTAACTCTTCGATTCTCtcaaatagggtcggttgcacaactaatgtggcaagtgtagccggcactcccggtgctaccacttccaacccaaatctttgcatttccttttgcaacagcggttgaggcgtaatcgcCGTCGCtaggttctccgccgattttctacttagagcatcggccacaacattggctttaccggggtggtatagtatagtgacatcgtagtccttcaacaatttcaaccaccgccgctgtcgcatattcaactctttctgggtgaacaagtactttagacttttatgatctgtgtagacttcacaatgttcaccatataagtaatgcctccaaagctttagcgcgaagatcaccgcggctaattcgaggtcgtgaatcgggtagttcttctcataactctttaattggcgcgatgcatatgcaatgactcgcccattttgcattagtacacacccgagaccaacataagaggcatcgctatacactacaaaagtctcccccggagtcggcaaagcAAGAACCGGGGTCGACGTTAACCTGCTctttaactcttcgaagctccgatTGCAATCAttgctccaaacatactttactcctttatgcatGAGGCgtgttagtggagtagttattttggcgaacccctccacgaaccgtcgatagtagcccgccagtccaagaaaactgctgacctccgctacattcgtcgggcgaggccaatccttgatcgcctctactttcttcgggtctaccgaaactccgtcgcccaataccacatgacccaaaaaCGTGACcgcctttagccaaaagtcacatttctttagctttgcatagagcttctcctgtctgagtatttgcaacacagctctcagatgctcttcatgttTCTCTTCACTCTTtgaataaaccaacacgtcgtctataaataccacgacgcatcgatccaacaatggcctaaagactcgattcatcaagtccataaatgctgccggggcattagtaagcccaaacggcattaccgtgaactcataatggccataccgtgTACGGTACgctgttttgtgcacatccttcagcctgatctttaattaatgataccccgactggagatcaatcttcgaatacaccttggacccttgcaactgatcgaatagatcgtcaatccttggcaacgggtacttgttctttatcgtcactttgttcaactcgcgataatctacgcagagtcgaagtgtgccatcctttttcttcacaaatagcaccggagctccccacggtgacacactcggtctcacgaagcctttatcgagcaagtcttgtagttgaccttttagctcctttaactccaccggtgccattctatacggagccttcgaaactggttccgccccgggaatcaagtcaatgacaaactcaacttcccggtccggtggcagtcccggtaactccgccggaaatacatccgggtactcgcacactactcgaatatctcccaactctgggtactcctttcgagcatccaccatggttgccaaataggccttacaccctcctttgatcattctcttcgccctcacagacgatatagtcgccgcgaagcgcctacttttgcacgcttggtagactaactcttcttgattaggctcacgaaaagtgatcaccttgctttcacaatctatcaccgcatagtacttggagagccagttggtccccaagataacatcgaatccccacatctgatctagcactagcagatcaatcggcataatccaatcgcctatttgcactggacacacCAAACACTCGTTGtgaacactgaatgaatgttctggggcattcacccaccagtaatcctcattgtacaccatctctatgccataagtcttagcaaatgatgtgctaataaacgaatgagatgcgcctgtatcaaacactgctgtagctctagtgcctcaattatacctgccacgacgtcgtggggtgctgcaggttgttgcttctccacctgagcggcaaagactcggccgctaggcgctctcgatctctccggctgacgcggtgatgatgcgcgcccagccgacatcgctggtggtaaccctgcaagctgtctcggggtagacggtgctgatgccgccgtcggcgcagacgacgtccatgtcgggcactcccggataagatgtcccggttggccacacttgaaacacttgccatcgcgctgcgggcaagtcgacaccttgtgctcaccaccacaaataacacatcgaggtggtctccaattcctcgcctgctgtcggggataccgggggggtttcttagcatttggccggcccccgacACCGCCCGTCATtctcttcttgcccttgtctTTCGACTCGGCAATAGCTTCTCGCTCCTCGCGtacgtgggcgctaccgtgctccgcccacaaggctctatcaaagacctccgcaaaggtcgacagcttCAAAATCTGCACTTTCTCATAAATCTAGGgctgaagtcctcgcaagaaccaatccgcccggtcccgatcatcacgaacaacgtcgggaacgcagtcaataatgtgagagaattcttcCTCATACTCTCCCACCAATCGATCgcggaacttttcttgtagcttccgcttcaccgtgtcggggaagtagttcgcgaataccgctctcttgaactcctcccatagCATGAGCGGGAGATCGGTAGGacgatcccgcttaactcgcttccaccacaccatcgccgccttccctagacaatgggtggc
Coding sequences:
- the LOC109712070 gene encoding uncharacterized protein LOC109712070, with amino-acid sequence SRQKSYAHKRRKDLEFAVGDRVFLRVSPMRGVKRFGVRGKLSTRYVGPFEILERVAAVAYKLALPPRLAGVHNVFHVSNLRKYIRNSTHVLEYEPVELREDMSYEEYPVCILDREVKKLRSRKIPYVKVQWSNHAVQEATWELEESMRREYPHLFESTS